A genomic stretch from Pochonia chlamydosporia 170 chromosome 4, whole genome shotgun sequence includes:
- a CDS encoding transcription factor AbaA (similar to Cordyceps militaris CM01 XP_006670651.1), whose translation MSSLFQPRPVLSSQRYSQSPDYVDARRGGGGIQTGRVPLRESTGNAQSHGFNGLVSCYQNQVALSPSMQSNIPAPMVPSQSLDCLYRVPTPRQQPRYQRRPKTSINPLYFWPAFRQYRNRQAHKDTQKDKGGVWRRPELEDAFVDSVLLMPHMGRRKFSMGGKLHGRNMLISEYIFVICVAILGSKEIFRIDNSNESIEQMGRKQVSSHMQVVKKFFEDLRCFHFLFPSEEKKEPGSTNSDDYYDEEEQESFKSNPVLTALAEGRVPEVKPNYEYFSQLLALQSSICTRPKTCEIFVSSSDIKIRDDIAYDAHDTPLDQESFPHLNKYTNCDDSPNVLGKDVLLHEYTRSLDRTTSACVKSVTRRWQKEAPAMYETLDLPNRDEECLLLEMCATLELHEHAKFPSGSELTGFVEVAITQPALQNHRWKCITRLTRPAELHSDEGKQAVYTNDSGIHRRGCSDSKVDCDCHTRPRQDIHVPFPAVEWASILSMAVQYPDVEHQRMKEKRRKYADGEGKKDLERAGSKRKRSEDEGDAASWARRELTGSDLICKVAMYQELWSCAPDSTQWIRQGIIFWRFNTTNQWHKYNPVFKPAGTTWRWLTINDPMSRYHQQKALVYPTANVSRDAVMSPTPTINQHLTAAMNETFNTWDHGSSAPHVPHVPPLQTPNNSIGLFDSFSNGLATPPPTATLPPTYSTGNFDTRSGSFDARSASFDTRSGSFDSNMAPNNGVAFLPTTGPPSQHERQPTTLGNNQSFFDGQPSFPEVKPINTAVNSYMAATTSLELPNQLVYDNSGVDASNMQGWDMSALDGWSAASAPVSATTEWAPAPKVEPQGDHHAAMWAPPHWPLSAGAAPGSHERGGSPRPLKRRRETIDVNVPVTAGW comes from the exons ATGTCTTCACTCTTTCAACCAAGACCCGTGCTATCGTCACAGCGTTACTCCCAGTCACCAGACTATGTCGATGCCAgacgtggtggtggtggtatcCAAACTGGCAGAGTACCTCTGCGAGAGTCCACTGGCAATGCCCAGTCCCACGGCTTCAATGGTTTAGTTTCTTGCTACCAGAACCAGGTGGCTCTATCTCCTTCTATGCAGTCCAATATACCTGCCCCCATGGTACCCTCACAATCACTCGACTGCCTTTACAGAGTCCCAACGCCTCGTCAGCAGCCTCGCTACCAAAGAAGGCCCAAGACCTCCATCAACCCTCTCTACTTTTGGCCAGCCTTTCGACAATATCGAAACAGGCAGGCTCACAAAGATACCCAAAAGGACAAGGGTGGCGTCTGGCGCCGACCTGAACTTGAAGATGCCTTCGTCGACT CTGTCCTGCTCATGCCTCACATGGGCCGTCGCAAGTTTTCCATGGGAGGCAAACTTCACGGCCGGAACATGTTGATCAGCGAGTACATCTTTGTAATTtgtgttgccattttgggaAGCAAAGAGATTTTCCGAATCGATAATAGCAATGAGAGCATTGAACAGATGGGACGCAAGCAAGTATCTAGCCACATGCAAGTGGTGAAGAAATTCTTTGAAGACCTTCGATGCT tCCACTTTTTGTTCCCGtcagaagaaaagaaggaacCTGGTTCGACCAACTCAGATGACTACtatgacgaagaagagcaggAGTCATTCAAGTCGAACCCAGTTCTGACGGCGCTGGCTGAAGGTCGAGTGCCCGAGGTGAAGCCCAACTATGAGTACTTCTCCCAGCTTTTGGCGCTGCAGTCGTCCATCTGCACCCGCCCAAAGACTTGTGAGATCTTTGTGTCTTCATCAGACATCAAGATTCGGGATGATATTGCCTACGATGCCCATGACACCCCCCTGGACCAGGAGTCCTTCCCTCACTTGAACAAGTATACCAATTGCGATGACAGCCCCAATGTCCTTGGCAAAGATGTCCTCTTGCATGAATATACTCGGTCTCTTGACCGCACCACATCTGCCTGCGTCAAGTCCGTGACTCGTCGCTGGCAAAAGGAGGCTCCTGCCATGTACGAGACGCTTGACCTCCCAAACAGAGATGAGGAgtgtttgctgctggagatgTGCGCCACTCTAGAACTACATGAGCACGCCAAGTTTCCCTCCGGGTCGGAGCTCACTGGCTTTGTCGAGGTTGCCATTACGCAACCTGCTCTGCAGAACCACAGGTGGAAGTGCATCACTCGCCTCACCAGGCCAGCCGAACTCCACAGTGATGAAGGCAAGCAGGCTGTTTACACTAATGACAGTGGAATCCATCGTCGAGGGTGCAGCGACTCCAAGGTGGATTGTGACTGCCACACCCGCCCTCGACAGGATATCCACGTTCCTTTCCCTGCAGTCGAGTGGGCCAGCATTCTCAGCATGGCGGTGCAGTATCCCGATGTTGAGCATCAGCGCATGAAGGAGAAACGTCGCAAGTACGCGGATGGTGAGGGTAAGAAGGACCTGGAGAGAGCTGGCAGCAAGCGTAAGCGCTCTGAGGATGAAGGGGACGCCGCCTCTTGGGCTCGCCGTGAACTCACAGGGAGTGACCTGATTTGCAAGGTGGCAATGTATCAAGAGCTGTGGTCTTGCGCCCCGGATTCCACGCAGTGGATTCGTCAGGGCATCATTTTCTGGCGATTCAACACAACGAACCAGTGGCACAAGTATAACCCGGTATTCAAGCCTGCTGGTACTACCTGGCGATGGTTGACGATCAACGACCCCATGTCCCGATATCATCAGCAAAAGGCACTGGTCTACCCAACCGCAAATGTCTCAAGAGACGCAGTCATGTCTCCAACCCCAACTATTAACCAGCACCTCACGGCAGCCATGAACGAGACATTCAACACGTGGGACCATGGTAGTAGTGCACCGCATGTGCCGCATGTTCCGCCTCTGCAAACCCCAAACAACAGCATAGGGCTTTTTGACTCCTTCTCCAACGGACTGGCTACGCCTCCACCAACTGCAACCCTCCCTCCGACCTACTCGACTGGAAACTTTGACACGCGAAGCGGCAGTTTTGATGCCAGAAGTGCCAGCTTTGACACCAGGAGTGGTTCCTTTGACAGCAACATGGCACCAAACAACGGAGTAGCATTCCTGCCCACGACCGGTCCCCCATCTCAGCACGAGcgccagccaacaacactCGGAAATAACCAGTCCTTCTTTGACGGGCAGCCATCATTCCCCGAGGTCAAGCCCATCAACACAGCCGTAAACTCATACATGGCCGCCACAACCTCCCTCGAGCTGCCCAACCAGCTCGTCTACGACAACTCTGGCGTCGATGCCAGCAACATGCAAGGATGGGACATGTCCGCTCTGGACGGCTGGTCCGCAGCTTCAGCGCCGGTGAGCGCCACCACAGAATGGGCTCCAGCTCCCAAGGTTGAGCCGCAGGGAGACCATCACGCTGCCATGTGGGCTCCTCCACACTGGCCCTTATCCGCAGGAGCAGCTCCTGGCTCTCACGAGCGAGGAGGAAGTCCACGGCCCTTGAAGAGACGGAGGGAGACTATCGATGTTAATGTGCCAGTCACTgctggatggtga